From Argopecten irradians isolate NY chromosome 12, Ai_NY, whole genome shotgun sequence, one genomic window encodes:
- the LOC138336078 gene encoding uncharacterized protein isoform X1 has translation MENTTGIHTSPPAWTHDVMNVTANVSMATTATSPHSETHRDTSWLVPVFIGVFFFLVGLAWFLFYCIKKCELATMAFCYRKFGLCPPEERSKMVYNALGEDNDADSDTLYLRDNLFTVTPKNGNLYPGIRVSQPNYSTLGPVPEIILDGRTLKPPPPKNVQ, from the exons ATGGAAAACACAACCGGTATACACACGTCACCTCCAGCATGGACTCATGACGTCATGAATGTTACTGCAAATGTATCCATGGCAACCACGGCCACTTCTCCTCACTCTGAAACGCATCGTGATACATCGTGGCTTGTTCCAGTTTTTATTGGTGTGTTCTTCTTCCTGGTTGGACTGGCTTGGTTCCTGTTCTATTGTATAAAAAAGTGTGAACTTGCTACCATGGCGTTTTGTTACAGAAAATTTGGACTTTGTCCTCCTGAGGAACGAAGCAAAATGGTCTACAATGCGTTAGGAGAAGACAATGATGCTGACTCTGACACGCTCTATCTAAGGG ATAATTTGTTCACTGTCACTCCGAAGAATGGAAACTTGTATCCAGGGATCCGCGTTTCCCAGCCGAACTACTCCACACTCGGTCCTGTTCCTGAAATTATCCTGGACGGTCGGACGCTTAAACCTCCACCTCCAAAGAATGTTCAGTGA
- the LOC138336078 gene encoding uncharacterized protein isoform X2: MENTTGIHTSPPAWTHDVMNVTANVSMATTATSPHSETHRDTSWLVPVFIGVFFFLVGLAWFLFYCIKKCELATMAFCYRKFGLCPPEERSKMVYNALGEDNDADSDTLYLRDVRPPTKPYRDNSSSEDISGTNV; encoded by the exons ATGGAAAACACAACCGGTATACACACGTCACCTCCAGCATGGACTCATGACGTCATGAATGTTACTGCAAATGTATCCATGGCAACCACGGCCACTTCTCCTCACTCTGAAACGCATCGTGATACATCGTGGCTTGTTCCAGTTTTTATTGGTGTGTTCTTCTTCCTGGTTGGACTGGCTTGGTTCCTGTTCTATTGTATAAAAAAGTGTGAACTTGCTACCATGGCGTTTTGTTACAGAAAATTTGGACTTTGTCCTCCTGAGGAACGAAGCAAAATGGTCTACAATGCGTTAGGAGAAGACAATGATGCTGACTCTGACACGCTCTATCTAAGGG ACGTGAGGCCACCAACGAAACCTTATCGCGATAATTCTTCATCAGAAGACATATCTGGCACAAATGTGTAA